A region of Saccharococcus thermophilus DNA encodes the following proteins:
- a CDS encoding sensor histidine kinase, which yields MINKWKDWLRKIENSDLFRRTQWRLTALYSGILMVFLTLFIAIAAFLFYLVATNDQERRITSLVNQEQKAIEQFLLKQSDFDFFDEESVVLLNEDQFFFYVVGTDGQLIAGDEVNKYMRPFLLKALQESRLNEHVPTYVTVNIPEQLAAFTRLHSHELRLLTAARPVVLHGDVIGTLYVGVDVTSFFHIFRWLLVVLISLAILFIGVAIVLSYFMSKRALIPIQEAYDRQRQFVADASHELRTPLSVIFSSVEALAMEEEVTKHEFAQKLLIRLREELKRMTKLINDLLTLARADAKHASLQLVKETFDFRPYAERTLQLLSELAAKKQIQMHLHAPESIVITADADKLTQLLYILLDNAIKYTPDHGEVALSLRLEPWKQQKRLTISVKDTGIGIPPEAIGRIFDRFYRVDKARSRQQGGHGLGLSIAKWIVEAHGGTIDVQSEVDKGSEFIVKIPC from the coding sequence TTGATAAATAAATGGAAGGATTGGCTTCGGAAAATCGAAAACAGCGACCTGTTTCGCCGTACACAATGGCGCCTGACCGCATTATACAGCGGTATTTTGATGGTGTTTCTCACTTTATTCATTGCGATTGCTGCTTTTCTTTTTTATTTGGTTGCCACCAATGACCAAGAACGGCGCATCACCAGCCTGGTCAATCAAGAACAAAAAGCGATCGAACAGTTTCTGCTGAAACAAAGCGATTTTGATTTCTTTGACGAGGAAAGCGTCGTATTGTTAAACGAGGATCAATTCTTTTTTTATGTCGTAGGCACGGATGGGCAGCTGATCGCGGGAGATGAGGTCAACAAATATATGAGGCCGTTTTTATTAAAAGCGTTGCAAGAATCAAGGTTGAATGAACATGTACCAACCTATGTAACCGTGAATATTCCGGAACAGTTGGCCGCATTTACCCGCCTTCATTCCCATGAATTGCGGCTGTTGACTGCCGCACGTCCCGTTGTTCTGCATGGAGATGTCATTGGCACCTTGTATGTCGGCGTGGATGTCACATCCTTTTTCCACATCTTTCGTTGGCTATTAGTCGTATTGATCAGTCTAGCTATTTTATTTATCGGCGTCGCCATTGTATTAAGTTATTTTATGTCCAAACGGGCGCTCATTCCGATTCAAGAGGCGTACGACCGCCAGCGGCAGTTTGTCGCCGACGCGTCGCACGAGCTGCGGACGCCGCTTAGCGTCATTTTTTCCTCTGTCGAAGCGCTTGCAATGGAAGAAGAAGTCACGAAACACGAATTTGCGCAAAAGCTGTTAATCCGGCTTCGTGAAGAACTCAAACGGATGACAAAGCTCATCAATGACTTATTGACGTTAGCGCGCGCGGATGCCAAACACGCCTCCTTGCAGTTAGTCAAAGAAACGTTTGATTTCCGTCCGTACGCCGAACGCACGCTCCAGCTATTATCCGAATTAGCGGCGAAAAAACAAATTCAAATGCACCTTCACGCTCCCGAATCGATCGTCATTACCGCCGATGCGGACAAACTAACACAACTTTTATATATATTGCTTGACAACGCAATCAAATATACTCCCGATCACGGCGAAGTCGCTTTATCTCTTCGCCTGGAACCTTGGAAACAGCAGAAACGGCTGACGATTTCCGTAAAAGATACGGGAATCGGCATTCCTCCAGAAGCAATCGGCCGTATTTTTGACCGCTTCTACCGCGTCGACAAAGCGCGCTCGCGCCAGCAAGGCGGCCACGGACTCGGCCTGTCGATCGCCAAATGGATTGTTGAGGCGCATGGCGGCACGATTGACGTGCAAAGCGAAGTCGACAAAGGAAGCGAGTTTATCGTCAAAATTCCGTGTTAA
- a CDS encoding flotillin family protein, whose product MTPLLVVIGVVVLLLVGLIAIFVTRYRTVGPDEALIVTGSYLGNKNVHVDESGNKIKIVRGGGTFVLPIFQQAEPLSLLSIKLDVQTPEVYTEQGVPVMADGVAIIKVGSSISEIATAAEQFLGKTRQDMENEAKEVLEGHLRSILGSMTVEEIYKNRDKFSQEVQRVASHDLAKMGLVIVSFTIKDVRDKNGYLDALGKPRIAQVKRDADIATAEAEKETRIKRAEADKEARKAELERLTEIAEAEKINQLKLAEFRREQDIAKARADQAYHLEEAKAKQEVTEQQMQIKIIERQKQIELEEKEILRRERQYDSEVKKKADAERYAIEQAAAAEKAKLMAEADAQKYRIEAMAKAEAERIRLDGLAKAEAEKAKGEAEAEIIRLKGLAEAEAKQKIAEAFERYGQAAILDMIIKMLPEYAKQVASPLANIDKITIVDTGSNSTNGGANRITGYATNLMASLQETLKASTGIDVKQLLENFAVKGNVEPPSAQASEEVAEQRKTAGQ is encoded by the coding sequence ATGACGCCATTGTTAGTGGTCATTGGAGTGGTTGTGCTGCTCCTTGTCGGATTAATCGCTATTTTTGTCACCCGTTACCGTACGGTTGGACCGGATGAAGCGCTCATTGTGACAGGCAGTTATTTAGGAAACAAAAATGTGCATGTCGATGAATCCGGCAATAAAATTAAAATTGTCCGCGGCGGCGGCACGTTTGTCCTGCCAATTTTCCAGCAGGCCGAACCGCTTAGCTTGCTTTCTATTAAACTAGACGTGCAAACGCCGGAAGTGTATACGGAACAAGGTGTTCCTGTCATGGCGGACGGCGTCGCCATCATTAAAGTCGGCAGTTCGATTAGCGAGATTGCCACAGCAGCAGAGCAATTTTTAGGGAAAACACGCCAGGATATGGAAAATGAAGCGAAAGAAGTGCTGGAAGGTCATCTTCGCTCCATTCTCGGTTCGATGACGGTCGAAGAAATTTACAAAAACCGTGATAAATTTTCGCAAGAAGTGCAGCGCGTCGCCTCGCACGACTTGGCGAAAATGGGGCTGGTCATCGTTTCGTTTACGATTAAAGATGTGCGTGATAAAAACGGTTATTTAGACGCGCTCGGAAAACCGCGCATCGCCCAAGTGAAGCGCGATGCCGATATCGCGACGGCGGAAGCGGAGAAAGAAACGCGCATTAAACGCGCCGAAGCCGATAAAGAAGCGCGCAAGGCGGAGCTCGAGCGCCTGACGGAAATCGCGGAGGCGGAAAAAATCAATCAGTTGAAGCTCGCCGAATTCCGTCGCGAACAAGATATCGCCAAAGCCCGCGCCGACCAGGCGTACCATTTGGAAGAAGCAAAAGCGAAACAAGAAGTGACCGAGCAGCAAATGCAAATTAAAATTATCGAGCGGCAAAAGCAAATCGAGCTCGAAGAAAAAGAAATTTTGCGCCGCGAACGGCAATATGATTCGGAAGTGAAGAAAAAAGCGGACGCCGAACGCTACGCGATCGAACAGGCGGCAGCGGCGGAAAAAGCGAAGTTAATGGCGGAAGCGGACGCGCAAAAATACCGGATCGAAGCGATGGCGAAAGCGGAAGCGGAGCGCATCCGCCTCGATGGGTTGGCAAAAGCGGAAGCAGAAAAAGCAAAAGGGGAAGCCGAAGCAGAAATTATCCGCCTGAAAGGTTTGGCGGAAGCGGAAGCAAAACAAAAAATCGCCGAAGCGTTCGAACGTTATGGTCAAGCGGCGATTCTCGACATGATCATCAAAATGCTTCCAGAATACGCGAAACAAGTGGCGAGCCCGCTTGCCAATATCGATAAAATTACGATTGTTGATACGGGCTCTAACAGCACAAACGGCGGCGCGAACCGCATTACTGGCTATGCGACCAACTTAATGGCCAGCCTGCAGGAGACATTGAAAGCTTCCACGGGGATCGATGTGAAACAATTGCTAGAAAACTTCGCGGTGAAAGGAAATGTGGAACCGCCAAGCGCCCAAGCGAGTGAAGAAGTGGCGGAGCAACGGAAAACAGCAGGGCAGTAA
- a CDS encoding S1C family serine protease, with amino-acid sequence MNMMPYEPQTVRPPKRGRFFSWLAASVAGAVLGSAITLYAAPKVGISSPSTSAGETKQANTSTSTETLPLQPTRSVSTNMVTAIQNVTDAVVGVVNIQKQEDFFSDSTVDQEAGTGSGVIFKKDGNTAYIVTNNHVIEGANKVEVSLADGKKVKAEIVGADPLTDLAVLKIDGSHVTKVASFGDSSKLRIGEPVAAIGNPLGLDLSRTVTEGIVSGKRTIPVSTSAGEWELNVIQTDAAINPGNSGGALINSAGQVIGINSLKISETGVEGLGFAIPSEDVKPIVEQLMQYGKIKRPYLGVQLVDVADLSDEVRKGQLQLPDSVTAGAAVTAVEPFSPAADAGLQSKDVIVEINGQKVDSVNALRKYLYTKTKIGEKVTVVFYRNGEKKTASITLRARGDSES; translated from the coding sequence ATGAATATGATGCCATATGAACCACAAACCGTTCGACCACCAAAAAGGGGCCGTTTCTTTTCTTGGCTCGCCGCTTCGGTTGCAGGGGCGGTGCTTGGCAGTGCGATTACGTTATACGCTGCGCCGAAGGTGGGCATCTCTTCCCCTTCGACATCTGCAGGAGAAACGAAACAGGCCAACACTTCTACATCTACAGAGACGCTCCCGCTGCAACCGACAAGAAGCGTGTCCACTAACATGGTGACCGCGATTCAAAACGTCACGGATGCCGTTGTCGGTGTCGTGAACATTCAAAAACAGGAAGATTTCTTTTCTGATAGTACAGTAGATCAGGAAGCGGGAACTGGTTCGGGAGTCATTTTCAAAAAGGATGGAAATACCGCGTATATTGTCACGAATAACCACGTGATTGAAGGTGCGAACAAAGTGGAAGTATCGCTGGCCGATGGCAAAAAGGTGAAAGCGGAGATTGTAGGCGCCGATCCGCTAACGGATTTAGCCGTATTAAAAATTGACGGCAGCCACGTCACCAAAGTAGCAAGCTTCGGCGACTCGTCCAAATTGCGGATCGGGGAACCAGTTGCGGCGATCGGCAATCCGCTTGGCCTCGATTTATCGCGGACGGTGACGGAAGGGATTGTGAGCGGAAAACGCACCATTCCTGTTTCCACTTCTGCTGGCGAATGGGAGTTAAACGTGATTCAAACAGACGCTGCGATTAATCCGGGTAACAGCGGAGGCGCGCTCATTAATAGCGCGGGGCAAGTGATTGGAATTAACAGTTTAAAAATTTCCGAAACGGGAGTGGAAGGATTAGGATTTGCCATTCCAAGCGAAGATGTCAAGCCGATTGTGGAACAGCTGATGCAATACGGGAAAATCAAACGCCCGTATCTTGGCGTGCAGCTGGTAGATGTCGCCGATCTTTCTGATGAGGTACGAAAAGGACAGCTGCAATTGCCAGACAGTGTAACGGCAGGAGCGGCGGTGACAGCGGTAGAACCGTTCTCTCCAGCTGCGGATGCGGGGCTTCAATCGAAAGATGTCATCGTCGAAATAAATGGGCAAAAGGTAGACAGCGTCAACGCGTTGCGAAAATATTTATATACGAAAACGAAAATTGGTGAGAAAGTGACGGTTGTCTTTTATCGCAACGGTGAAAAGAAAACGGCTTCTATTACATTGCGGGCGAGAGGGGACAGCGAATCATAA
- a CDS encoding PspA/IM30 family protein, which translates to MGLFRRVKTMILADLHKLIDQWEDPIAMSKQYLREIEEHIHQGHQALTQQILAEQRYETLIAQTKAIIEKRARQAKLALERNEEAIAKLALREKLLYEKKLSAYEQQYETVKEKTAHVKEQLKQLQEKYEELSAKQLELIARANAAKALKQMDATLASFQPDHALRGFARMEERILALEAEATAARQCLASKHSIPSSLEEEVENELAKWKEAHKQNV; encoded by the coding sequence ATGGGATTATTTCGTCGTGTCAAAACGATGATACTTGCCGATTTGCATAAGCTGATCGATCAATGGGAAGACCCGATCGCCATGTCGAAGCAATACTTGCGTGAAATCGAGGAACATATTCATCAAGGCCATCAAGCCCTCACCCAGCAAATACTCGCCGAACAGCGCTATGAAACGTTGATCGCGCAAACGAAAGCGATCATCGAAAAACGGGCTCGTCAAGCAAAATTGGCGCTCGAACGGAACGAAGAAGCGATAGCGAAGCTCGCGTTGCGGGAAAAACTATTGTACGAGAAAAAATTATCCGCCTATGAGCAACAATACGAGACGGTGAAAGAAAAAACCGCACACGTGAAAGAACAATTAAAACAGCTACAAGAAAAATATGAAGAGCTTTCGGCAAAACAATTAGAATTAATCGCGCGCGCCAACGCCGCCAAAGCGCTGAAACAGATGGATGCCACCCTCGCCTCCTTCCAACCCGATCACGCGCTTCGCGGATTCGCGCGCATGGAAGAACGCATCCTTGCTTTAGAAGCGGAAGCAACGGCTGCTCGCCAATGTTTGGCGTCTAAACACTCGATTCCTTCCTCTTTGGAAGAAGAGGTAGAAAACGAACTTGCCAAATGGAAAGAAGCGCATAAGCAAAACGTGTAA
- a CDS encoding response regulator transcription factor: MKILLAEDDLYLGELIVHLLKKKGVEHIDWVQEGEEAYDYATSTFYDVLVLDWMLPNGDGVEICRRLRKNGYTGAILILTAKDAVQDRVEGLEAGADDYLVKPFEVDELMARLKALARRTFVPLQEDIVHFHGFVLNRTSHTLHYGKEEILLTPREFQVLDLLLQNRGHVVPRETILDRVWGLDADVSMKTIDATIKLLRKKLKGEVIQTVRGVGYKIDK, translated from the coding sequence ATGAAAATTCTTCTCGCCGAAGATGACTTATATTTAGGAGAATTAATCGTTCATCTGTTAAAGAAAAAGGGAGTCGAGCACATCGACTGGGTGCAAGAAGGGGAAGAGGCATATGATTACGCGACCAGTACGTTTTATGACGTATTGGTGCTTGACTGGATGCTGCCAAACGGAGACGGCGTGGAAATTTGCAGACGGCTACGGAAAAACGGCTACACTGGCGCTATTCTGATACTAACGGCAAAAGATGCGGTACAAGACCGCGTGGAAGGCTTAGAGGCAGGCGCCGATGATTATTTGGTCAAACCGTTTGAGGTTGATGAATTAATGGCCCGCCTCAAGGCGCTGGCGCGTCGCACATTCGTTCCTCTCCAAGAAGATATCGTGCATTTCCATGGCTTCGTGTTAAATCGAACAAGCCATACCCTTCACTACGGCAAGGAAGAAATATTATTAACCCCACGCGAATTTCAAGTATTGGATCTCCTTTTACAAAACAGGGGGCATGTTGTGCCGCGCGAAACGATCTTGGACCGCGTATGGGGGCTAGATGCCGATGTGTCGATGAAAACGATTGACGCCACCATTAAACTATTACGGAAAAAACTAAAAGGCGAGGTCATTCAAACGGTGCGCGGGGTGGGATATAAAATTGATAAATAA